A region from the Variovorax paradoxus genome encodes:
- a CDS encoding LysE family translocator, whose product MSGITVPLLGIAGAMIVGAMSPGPSFVMVARTAVSSSRGDGLAAALGMGAGGVVFAIAALVGLQAAFAAVPALYLAVKLLGGAYLVVLGIRIWRGAREPLPAAQEEGRLAGGRGNPRRAFLLGMGTQISNPKTAVVYASIFAAFLPREVPLALALAVPAVIFCIETGWYAVVALALSSAAPRSAYLRYKAWIDRAAGGVMVLLGLKLLSGVRGS is encoded by the coding sequence ATGAGCGGCATCACGGTTCCACTGCTGGGCATCGCGGGCGCAATGATCGTCGGGGCCATGAGCCCCGGCCCGAGCTTCGTCATGGTGGCGCGCACCGCCGTGTCGTCGTCGCGCGGCGACGGCCTGGCCGCGGCGCTGGGGATGGGCGCGGGCGGCGTGGTGTTCGCCATTGCGGCGCTGGTCGGGCTGCAGGCGGCGTTCGCCGCGGTTCCGGCGCTGTACCTGGCGGTGAAGCTGCTCGGCGGCGCCTACCTGGTGGTTCTGGGCATTCGCATCTGGCGTGGCGCACGCGAGCCGCTTCCGGCTGCGCAGGAAGAGGGACGCTTGGCCGGCGGCCGGGGCAATCCGCGGCGCGCGTTTCTCCTGGGCATGGGCACGCAGATCAGCAATCCGAAGACCGCGGTGGTCTACGCCAGCATCTTCGCCGCGTTCCTGCCGCGCGAGGTGCCGCTGGCGCTGGCGCTCGCGGTGCCGGCGGTGATCTTCTGCATCGAGACCGGCTGGTACGCGGTCGTCGCGCTGGCGCTCTCGTCGGCGGCGCCGCGCTCGGCCTACCTGCGCTACAAGGCCTGGATCGACCGCGCGGCCGGCGGCGTGATGGTGCTGCTGGGCCTCAAGCTGCTGTCGGGCGTGCGCGGCAGCTGA
- a CDS encoding YceI family protein: MKKLLLAAALSAAAAFATPALAQDYTAPPVAAKPAGGPVKNASYVIDPTHTFVMYEMGHYGTTTNRGRFSTKDGSVQIDGTGSSGKVDITMDIGSINTGVDLLNRHVQSKDFFNVAEFPTGRFVADRIEFNGDKVIDVPGTLTLMGQTKPVTLRAVRFNCYLNPLINRQVCGGDFEATVQRSDWGITWGLNFGFENKVKLLVQVEAVNVQQ, translated from the coding sequence ATGAAGAAGCTCCTCCTCGCTGCCGCGCTGTCTGCCGCGGCGGCCTTTGCCACCCCTGCCCTGGCGCAGGACTACACCGCGCCGCCCGTGGCCGCCAAGCCCGCGGGCGGCCCGGTGAAGAACGCCAGCTACGTGATCGACCCCACGCACACCTTCGTGATGTACGAGATGGGGCATTACGGCACCACCACCAACCGCGGCCGCTTCAGCACCAAGGACGGCTCGGTGCAGATCGACGGCACGGGCAGCAGCGGCAAGGTCGACATCACGATGGACATCGGCTCCATCAACACCGGCGTCGACCTGCTCAACCGGCACGTTCAAAGCAAGGACTTCTTCAACGTGGCCGAATTCCCGACCGGCCGCTTCGTGGCGGACCGCATCGAATTCAACGGCGACAAGGTGATCGACGTGCCGGGCACGCTCACGCTGATGGGGCAGACCAAGCCGGTCACGCTCAGGGCCGTGCGCTTCAACTGCTACCTGAACCCGCTCATCAACCGCCAGGTCTGCGGCGGCGACTTCGAGGCCACGGTACAGCGCAGCGACTGGGGCATCACCTGGGGCCTGAACTTCGGCTTCGAGAACAAGGTGAAGCTGCTGGTGCAGGTCGAAGCGGTCAACGTGCAGCAGTAG
- a CDS encoding YceI family protein yields the protein MKRITRLLLAALAFAALAPALAEPATATRLVPDKSQIAFVSKQMGAPVEGTFKKFDAQVAFDPRKPEGGTVALQIDTGSASLGVPMSDAELPKAPWFDTSHFPQASFQSSAIKALGDGRFEMAGKLTIKNISRPVTVPVSIAQAGGQAVATGSFTIQRLDYKVGDGEWTDTSVVGNEVLVRFKFTLAGFGPL from the coding sequence ATGAAGCGCATCACTCGTCTCCTTCTTGCGGCCCTCGCGTTTGCCGCTCTTGCGCCCGCGCTCGCCGAGCCGGCTACGGCCACCCGGCTGGTGCCCGACAAGAGCCAGATTGCCTTCGTGAGCAAGCAGATGGGTGCGCCCGTGGAGGGCACCTTCAAGAAGTTCGATGCGCAGGTGGCCTTCGATCCGCGCAAGCCCGAGGGCGGCACGGTCGCATTGCAGATCGACACGGGCAGCGCATCGCTCGGCGTGCCCATGAGCGATGCCGAACTGCCCAAGGCCCCGTGGTTCGATACGTCGCATTTTCCGCAAGCCAGTTTCCAGTCGAGTGCGATCAAGGCGCTGGGCGACGGCCGCTTCGAGATGGCGGGCAAGCTCACCATCAAGAACATCTCGCGCCCGGTCACGGTGCCGGTGAGCATTGCGCAAGCCGGCGGCCAGGCGGTGGCCACCGGAAGCTTTACGATCCAGCGGCTCGACTACAAGGTGGGCGACGGCGAATGGACCGATACCTCGGTGGTCGGCAACGAGGTGCTGGTTCGCTTCAAGTTCACGCTCGCGGGGTTCGGCCCGCTTTGA